In the genome of Acidobacteriota bacterium, one region contains:
- a CDS encoding fumarate reductase/succinate dehydrogenase flavoprotein subunit, producing MPGYTTHEYDVLVVGAGGAGLRAAIEASAAGAKVGVVTKSLLGKAHTVMAEGGMAASLGNVDDRDNWRVHFADTERGGYYLNNWRMAELHAKEAPARVRELEQWGAIFDRTKAGLIMQRNFGGHRYPRLAHVGDRTGLEMIRTLQDHGIHQGIDFHMETTLLTLLMDGNRCVGGFGYERERGRYMLFLAKAVVLATGGIGRAYLVTTNSWEYTGDGQALAWRAGAAMRDVEFVQFHPTGMVWPPSVRGILVTEGVRGEGGVLRNSEGKRFLFDDIPANYRSSTADNPEEGWRYVIGDKNSRRPPELLTRDHVARCIRREVLAGRGSPHGGVFLDISWIKEKLPNSVEHIKRKLPSMYHQFKQLADLDITQQPMEVGPTTHYFMGGIQVDGDTQMTSVDGLYAAGECAAGLHGANRLGGNSLSDLLVFGKRAGEHAAAFAKDHAGSGEAAVKDQIDAAIAGAEAPFERGVTGENPYALQQELKETMQKWVGIVRTAVEMEQALDKIAELRQRAENVGVPGNKEYNNGWHTALDLSNLLTVAELVTRAGLERTESRGGHFREDYPSKEKAWDGINLEFRRGPGGEPQLRKLTVPPMPEDLQKAIEENK from the coding sequence ATGCCAGGCTATACAACTCACGAATACGACGTCCTTGTGGTTGGCGCTGGCGGCGCCGGCCTGCGTGCCGCCATTGAAGCCTCGGCGGCAGGCGCCAAAGTCGGCGTCGTCACCAAGTCGCTACTGGGCAAGGCTCACACCGTCATGGCCGAAGGCGGTATGGCCGCCTCGCTGGGCAATGTCGATGACCGCGACAACTGGCGCGTGCATTTTGCCGACACCGAGCGCGGCGGCTACTACCTCAACAATTGGCGCATGGCCGAACTCCACGCCAAGGAAGCGCCCGCGCGGGTGAGAGAGCTGGAACAGTGGGGCGCGATTTTCGACCGCACCAAAGCCGGCCTGATCATGCAGCGCAACTTCGGGGGCCATCGTTATCCCCGCCTGGCGCACGTGGGCGACCGCACCGGCCTGGAAATGATCCGCACCCTGCAGGACCACGGCATTCATCAGGGCATCGACTTCCACATGGAAACCACGCTGCTGACGCTGCTCATGGACGGCAACCGCTGCGTGGGCGGCTTTGGCTATGAGCGCGAGCGTGGCCGCTACATGCTGTTTTTGGCGAAGGCCGTCGTGCTGGCTACCGGCGGCATCGGCCGCGCCTATCTGGTCACCACCAACAGTTGGGAGTACACCGGCGACGGTCAGGCGCTGGCCTGGCGCGCCGGCGCCGCCATGCGCGACGTCGAGTTTGTGCAGTTTCACCCCACCGGAATGGTCTGGCCGCCCAGCGTGCGCGGCATCCTGGTCACCGAAGGCGTGCGCGGCGAAGGCGGCGTGCTGCGCAACAGCGAAGGCAAGCGCTTTCTGTTCGACGACATTCCCGCGAACTACCGGAGCTCCACCGCCGACAACCCCGAAGAAGGCTGGCGCTATGTCATCGGCGACAAAAACTCCCGCCGGCCGCCCGAGCTGCTCACCCGCGACCACGTCGCCCGCTGCATCCGTCGCGAAGTGCTTGCCGGCCGCGGCAGTCCCCATGGCGGCGTGTTCCTTGACATCTCCTGGATCAAGGAAAAATTGCCCAACTCCGTCGAGCACATCAAGCGCAAGCTGCCCAGCATGTATCACCAGTTCAAGCAACTGGCAGATTTGGACATCACGCAACAACCGATGGAGGTCGGCCCCACCACGCACTACTTCATGGGCGGCATTCAGGTCGATGGCGACACCCAAATGACCAGCGTGGACGGTCTGTACGCCGCCGGCGAGTGTGCCGCTGGTTTGCACGGTGCCAACCGGCTGGGCGGCAACTCGCTTTCGGATTTGCTCGTATTCGGCAAGCGGGCCGGCGAGCACGCGGCTGCCTTTGCCAAGGACCATGCTGGCTCCGGCGAGGCCGCCGTGAAAGATCAGATTGACGCCGCCATCGCTGGCGCTGAAGCTCCCTTTGAGCGCGGCGTAACTGGCGAGAATCCCTACGCTTTACAGCAGGAGCTGAAGGAAACCATGCAGAAGTGGGTGGGCATCGTGCGCACCGCCGTGGAAATGGAACAGGCGCTCGATAAGATTGCCGAGCTGCGTCAGCGTGCCGAAAACGTAGGCGTGCCCGGCAACAAGGAATACAACAACGGCTGGCACACGGCGCTCGATCTCAGCAATCTGCTGACCGTGGCCGAACTGGTGACGCGGGCCGGGCTGGAGCGCACCGAAAGCCGGGGCGGCCACTTCCGCGAGGATTACCCCTCCAAAGAGAAGGCCTGGGACGGCATCAACCTGGAGTTCCGGCGTGGACCTGGTGGTGAGCCGCAATTGCGCAAGCTCACGGTTCCCCCCATGCCGGAAGACTTACAAAAAGCAATCGAGGAGAATAAGTAG
- a CDS encoding succinate dehydrogenase, translating to MTTIDVPLERVNQRGFGETGRTDNWWVTPLVVFLGLGAFVVYSTWAAFQGDFFRFGPYLSPMYSPVLLETRPDWWPFWVPFSASLVILWAPGLFRVTCYYYRGAYYKAFWADPPSCAVGEPRKSYWGERRFPLILQNVHRYFMYIALLFLVILAHDAWNALWWTVNGHVEFQLRVGTLVMIIDPILLAGYTFGCHALRHLVGGSKDVKSAARHKVYDCVSCLTGVHMRWAWASLVFVAFTDIYIRLCAMGIWHDIVIWRPGH from the coding sequence GTGACGACAATTGATGTGCCGTTGGAGCGCGTGAACCAGCGCGGCTTCGGGGAAACGGGACGCACGGACAACTGGTGGGTCACCCCGCTGGTGGTCTTCCTGGGCTTGGGCGCATTTGTGGTGTACTCCACTTGGGCGGCGTTCCAGGGTGATTTCTTCCGCTTTGGCCCCTACTTGTCCCCCATGTACTCGCCGGTGCTACTCGAGACGCGGCCGGACTGGTGGCCCTTCTGGGTTCCCTTTTCCGCCTCACTCGTGATCCTTTGGGCGCCGGGCTTGTTTCGGGTCACCTGCTACTACTACCGCGGCGCCTACTACAAGGCTTTCTGGGCGGATCCGCCCTCCTGTGCCGTGGGCGAACCGCGCAAGTCCTACTGGGGCGAGCGCCGGTTCCCTCTGATCCTGCAAAACGTCCACCGCTACTTCATGTACATTGCGCTGCTCTTCCTGGTCATCCTCGCGCACGACGCCTGGAACGCGCTCTGGTGGACGGTAAATGGCCACGTCGAGTTCCAGTTGCGCGTCGGCACGCTGGTGATGATCATCGATCCCATCCTGCTGGCCGGTTACACCTTTGGTTGCCACGCCCTGCGCCACCTGGTCGGTGGCAGCAAAGACGTGAAGAGCGCGGCGCGCCACAAGGTCTATGACTGCGTTTCCTGCCTCACCGGCGTGCATATGCGCTGGGCTTGGGCCAGTCTGGTCTTCGTGGCCTTTACCGATATCTACATTCGCCTCTGTGCCATGGGCATCTGGCACGACATCGTCATCTGGAGACCGGGACACTAA
- a CDS encoding nucleotidyltransferase domain-containing protein, with protein MIDLTSEQLATVRALVAQFLGGREVRAFGSRVRGQSRPYSDLDLAVYGLEPLSADTLRLLQEAFEDSTLPFRVDIVDACRLSPTFLRLMGADTELVQPATAASQCEATSRS; from the coding sequence ATGATTGACCTGACGTCGGAACAGTTGGCCACCGTCCGTGCCTTGGTTGCCCAGTTCCTTGGGGGCCGGGAAGTGCGCGCCTTTGGGTCCCGTGTTCGCGGGCAGTCGCGCCCCTACTCCGATCTCGACCTCGCCGTCTATGGTCTGGAGCCTCTGAGCGCGGACACTCTGCGCCTTCTCCAGGAAGCCTTTGAAGATTCCACGCTCCCATTTCGAGTAGACATCGTCGATGCCTGCCGCCTCTCGCCCACCTTCCTCCGCCTGATGGGCGCCGACACCGAACTCGTCCAACCAGCCACCGCGGCAAGTCAGTGCGAGGCAACCAGCCGCAGTTGA
- a CDS encoding nucleotidyltransferase, which translates to MLDLGSLAKAVSALDAVLAKSEDSTFMRTLDATARNAVRAGVIQHFEFTYELCWKFMKRWLGSNLSPSAVDGISRRQLFRLAAENHLITEIEPWMRYHAGRNLVAHTYIPEVAAQVYELIPAFAANAAALLRALEQRND; encoded by the coding sequence ATGCTCGATCTTGGCAGTCTGGCTAAAGCCGTTAGCGCCCTCGATGCAGTGCTGGCCAAAAGTGAAGATTCCACTTTCATGCGCACCCTGGACGCCACTGCGCGCAATGCGGTGCGCGCCGGTGTCATTCAGCACTTCGAATTTACCTACGAGCTATGCTGGAAATTTATGAAGCGCTGGCTGGGATCGAACCTTTCTCCCTCCGCGGTCGATGGCATATCCCGCCGCCAACTCTTCCGCCTCGCTGCGGAAAACCATCTCATCACCGAGATCGAGCCTTGGATGCGTTATCACGCTGGGCGCAATCTGGTGGCACATACCTATATTCCCGAAGTTGCGGCACAGGTGTACGAGCTCATCCCCGCTTTCGCCGCTAATGCCGCCGCACTCCTGCGGGCATTGGAGCAGCGCAATGATTGA
- a CDS encoding peptidylprolyl isomerase: MRTSRSSLPRTVVTLFAALACALTLSAQHRSAARKAAAPVRLRPGTYAVFLTSKGSFTAQLYPKQAPKAVANFVALAEGKQPYKNPLTGMLSSAPFYRNLLFFRTIPGYMIQTGDLLNDGTGTTGYQLPLEKNNLTFQQAGRMALAQIPGETTSRGAEIFFTLEPVPQLDKEGFLIIGQIVAGMDVAKALSTGPRKAGYKDRPQYPPILHNVRIEVKN; encoded by the coding sequence ATGCGTACCTCTCGCAGTTCCCTGCCCCGCACGGTTGTCACGTTATTCGCAGCGCTTGCGTGCGCGCTCACACTCAGCGCACAACACCGTTCTGCGGCCAGGAAAGCCGCGGCGCCGGTCCGGCTCAGGCCGGGCACGTACGCGGTGTTTTTGACCAGCAAGGGTTCGTTTACCGCACAGCTCTACCCCAAGCAGGCGCCCAAGGCGGTCGCCAACTTTGTCGCGCTGGCGGAGGGTAAGCAACCGTACAAGAATCCGCTGACCGGCATGCTCTCGTCGGCGCCGTTCTACCGCAATCTACTGTTTTTCCGGACGATACCGGGCTACATGATCCAAACCGGCGATCTGCTGAATGACGGCACCGGCACGACCGGCTACCAGCTTCCCCTCGAGAAAAACAATCTCACCTTCCAGCAGGCGGGGCGCATGGCGCTGGCGCAGATTCCCGGCGAAACCACCTCGCGCGGCGCCGAGATCTTTTTTACCCTGGAGCCGGTGCCGCAGCTTGACAAGGAGGGGTTCCTCATCATCGGGCAGATCGTGGCAGGCATGGATGTGGCCAAGGCGCTCTCCACCGGGCCGCGCAAGGCCGGATACAAGGACCGGCCGCAGTATCCACCCATCCTGCACAATGTGAGGATCGAGGTAAAAAACTAG
- a CDS encoding thiol peroxidase, translating into MNPVERPKATTMKGNPLTLVGPVRKAGDKLPDFTLVDNSLKPVTAADTAGKVRIFSVVPSLDTPVCDLQTKRFNEEAGKFGDKVKVYTVSADLPFAQKRWCGAANATNVQTLSDYQTGSFGQAMGTFIKELHLESRAVFVVDGGGTIRYAEYVPEIGEHPQYDAALAVAKSLLN; encoded by the coding sequence ATGAACCCAGTCGAACGCCCCAAAGCCACCACCATGAAAGGCAACCCGCTCACCCTCGTGGGCCCGGTGCGCAAAGCCGGCGATAAGCTGCCGGACTTCACCCTGGTGGACAATTCCCTCAAGCCGGTGACCGCGGCCGATACCGCCGGCAAGGTGCGCATCTTCAGCGTTGTGCCCTCGCTCGATACCCCGGTCTGCGACCTACAGACCAAGCGCTTCAACGAAGAGGCGGGCAAATTCGGCGACAAGGTCAAGGTCTACACCGTCAGCGCCGACCTGCCCTTTGCGCAGAAGCGCTGGTGCGGCGCCGCCAATGCGACCAACGTGCAGACCCTGTCGGACTACCAGACCGGCTCGTTCGGCCAGGCCATGGGCACCTTCATCAAGGAGCTGCACCTGGAATCGCGCGCCGTCTTCGTGGTCGACGGCGGTGGCACCATCCGCTACGCCGAATACGTTCCCGAAATCGGCGAGCACCCCCAGTACGACGCCGCTCTCGCGGTAGCGAAGTCGCTGCTGAACTAG
- the mdh gene encoding malate dehydrogenase, whose translation MRKKITVVGAGNVGATTAHWLAIREMADVVLVDIAEGMPQGKALDLREATPIIGKDVAITGANDYAATANSDIVIITAGLARKPGMSRDDLLKKNFDVIKSCVENAVAQSPNSILILVTNPLDAMAQTAYKVSKFSRNRVIGMAGVLDSARFATFIAMELDVSVEDVNAFVLGGHGDTMVPLPRYTTVAGIPITELMDAATIEKLVQRTRKGGGEIVALLKTGSAFYAPSAAAVQMAEAILKDKKRILPCAAYLEGEYGIKGLFVGVPCKLGARGIEKVIEVKLSVDEQAALQKSADSVRELVAVIGV comes from the coding sequence ATGCGTAAGAAGATTACCGTGGTCGGGGCCGGCAACGTCGGTGCCACGACCGCTCATTGGCTGGCCATCCGCGAGATGGCGGACGTGGTGCTGGTCGATATCGCCGAAGGCATGCCCCAGGGCAAAGCGCTTGACCTGCGCGAAGCCACGCCCATCATCGGCAAGGATGTGGCCATCACCGGCGCCAACGACTACGCCGCCACCGCCAACTCCGACATCGTCATCATCACCGCCGGCCTGGCTCGCAAGCCGGGCATGAGCCGCGACGATCTGCTCAAGAAAAATTTTGACGTCATCAAGAGCTGCGTCGAAAACGCCGTGGCGCAGTCGCCCAACAGCATCCTGATTCTGGTGACCAACCCGCTCGATGCCATGGCGCAAACTGCCTACAAGGTGAGCAAGTTCAGCCGCAATCGCGTCATCGGCATGGCGGGCGTGCTCGATTCCGCCCGCTTCGCCACCTTCATTGCCATGGAGCTGGATGTTTCCGTCGAAGACGTCAACGCTTTCGTGCTCGGCGGCCACGGCGACACGATGGTGCCGCTGCCGCGCTATACCACCGTGGCCGGCATCCCCATCACCGAGCTGATGGATGCGGCCACCATCGAGAAGCTGGTGCAGCGCACGCGCAAAGGTGGCGGCGAAATCGTCGCCCTGCTCAAGACCGGCAGCGCCTTCTATGCGCCCTCGGCCGCAGCCGTGCAGATGGCCGAGGCCATCCTGAAAGATAAGAAGCGCATCCTGCCCTGTGCGGCCTACCTCGAAGGCGAATATGGCATCAAGGGTCTGTTTGTCGGCGTGCCCTGCAAGCTGGGCGCGCGCGGCATTGAAAAGGTCATCGAAGTCAAGCTGAGCGTGGACGAGCAAGCCGCGCTTCAAAAATCTGCGGATTCTGTCCGCGAACTGGTTGCTGTGATCGGAGTCTAA
- the icd gene encoding isocitrate dehydrogenase (NADP(+)) gives MRSYNGSEVPRGEAVQADKGHFLVPDHPVIPYIEGDGIGPDIWRATQPVLDNAVELSYGGNRQIAWFEVFAGEKAFQRFGEWLPEDTVQAARDFRIAIKGPLTTPVGGGIRSLNVTIRQKMDLYACVRPVKYYPGVPSPVKDPDAVNVIIYRENTEDVYAGIEFKQGTPEAAALIQFLHEKFGKDVRADSGVGIKPISVTGSKRLVRQAIRHALEQKHSVVTLVHKGNIQKFTEGAFRDWGYEVATQEFREHCVTEAELGQAPYNGKLPAGKILVNDRIADSMFQQILLRPRDYQVICTTNLNGDYLSDACAAQVGGLGLAPGANVSEEYAFFEATHGTAPKYANQDVINPSSLILSGVMMLDTMGWHEAARLVENGLAEAIQQKRVTYDLARQMQGATKLKTSEFAAAIVANMRRS, from the coding sequence ATGCGCAGCTACAACGGATCTGAGGTGCCGCGCGGCGAAGCCGTGCAGGCAGACAAAGGCCACTTCCTCGTGCCGGACCATCCCGTCATCCCATATATCGAGGGTGATGGCATCGGCCCTGACATCTGGCGGGCTACCCAGCCGGTTCTGGATAACGCCGTCGAGTTAAGCTACGGCGGCAATCGCCAGATCGCCTGGTTTGAGGTGTTCGCAGGCGAGAAGGCCTTTCAGCGCTTTGGCGAATGGCTGCCGGAAGATACCGTCCAGGCGGCGCGTGATTTCCGCATCGCCATCAAAGGTCCCCTGACCACGCCGGTGGGCGGCGGCATTCGCAGTCTGAACGTCACCATCCGCCAGAAGATGGATCTGTACGCCTGCGTCCGCCCCGTAAAGTACTACCCCGGCGTGCCCTCACCGGTTAAAGATCCCGACGCCGTCAATGTCATCATCTACCGCGAAAACACCGAAGACGTGTACGCCGGCATCGAGTTCAAGCAGGGCACCCCCGAAGCCGCCGCACTGATTCAGTTCTTGCACGAAAAATTCGGCAAGGATGTCCGAGCCGACTCCGGCGTCGGCATTAAGCCCATATCGGTGACCGGCTCCAAGCGCCTCGTGCGCCAGGCGATCCGCCATGCCCTCGAGCAAAAACACAGCGTCGTGACACTGGTTCACAAGGGCAATATTCAGAAATTCACCGAAGGCGCCTTCCGCGACTGGGGCTACGAAGTCGCCACTCAGGAGTTCCGCGAACACTGCGTCACGGAAGCCGAGCTGGGCCAGGCGCCCTATAACGGCAAGTTGCCGGCGGGCAAAATTCTGGTCAATGACCGCATCGCCGATTCCATGTTCCAGCAAATCCTGTTGCGGCCGCGCGACTACCAGGTCATCTGCACCACCAACCTGAACGGCGACTATCTGTCCGATGCCTGCGCGGCGCAGGTCGGCGGCCTGGGGCTGGCGCCGGGCGCCAACGTCAGCGAAGAGTACGCCTTTTTTGAGGCCACCCACGGCACCGCGCCCAAATACGCCAACCAGGACGTGATCAACCCCAGTTCGCTGATTCTGAGCGGTGTGATGATGCTCGACACCATGGGCTGGCACGAAGCCGCGCGGCTGGTGGAAAACGGCCTGGCCGAAGCCATCCAGCAGAAGCGGGTGACCTACGATCTGGCGCGCCAGATGCAGGGCGCAACCAAGCTGAAGACGAGCGAATTCGCTGCCGCCATTGTGGCCAACATGCGGAGAAGCTAA
- a CDS encoding DMT family transporter: protein MSAVATMQVSHKRRQAVADAALLAITFIWGVTFPLVKAALPATNAVSFVAVRLSLAAALLVLFYRPRWRLIPAHTWTAGAIVGFFLASGYTLQTAGLALTSPSAAAFITGTMVVLVPILLAVFWRRGLRPTAWAGALLALAGLYLLVAVPTGAITAAARAGAWRGDALVAASAVAFALQIIWVGEWSPRANFRDFVVLQIVFAALFSWAALPMGNSWQWHNTLYLWVTIAITAVLATAVAFTVQTWAQQFTPATHAAVIFAAEPVFAWLASTLGWHEPLQSIQLAGAALIVAAMVLVEWRPKPV, encoded by the coding sequence ATGAGCGCCGTGGCCACCATGCAAGTAAGCCACAAGCGGCGGCAGGCTGTGGCCGATGCCGCCCTGTTGGCGATCACCTTCATCTGGGGCGTGACCTTCCCGCTCGTCAAAGCTGCCCTGCCGGCCACCAACGCGGTTAGCTTTGTCGCGGTGCGCCTTAGTCTTGCCGCCGCGCTGCTGGTGCTGTTCTACCGGCCCCGCTGGCGTCTCATTCCCGCACACACCTGGACCGCCGGGGCGATTGTGGGTTTCTTTCTCGCGAGCGGCTACACGCTGCAGACGGCCGGTTTGGCCCTCACCTCACCCTCCGCTGCCGCCTTCATCACCGGCACGATGGTCGTGCTGGTGCCGATTTTACTCGCGGTGTTCTGGCGCCGTGGCTTGCGTCCAACCGCGTGGGCGGGCGCGTTGCTGGCTTTGGCAGGTCTGTATCTGTTGGTGGCGGTGCCCACGGGTGCGATCACGGCTGCCGCGCGCGCCGGCGCCTGGCGCGGCGATGCCCTGGTGGCCGCCTCTGCGGTCGCCTTTGCGCTTCAGATTATCTGGGTTGGCGAGTGGTCGCCACGGGCGAACTTCCGCGATTTTGTCGTGCTGCAAATCGTGTTTGCGGCACTCTTTAGCTGGGCCGCGTTGCCCATGGGCAATTCCTGGCAGTGGCACAACACCCTCTACCTCTGGGTTACCATTGCCATCACCGCGGTGCTGGCCACCGCGGTCGCCTTCACGGTCCAGACCTGGGCACAGCAGTTCACACCTGCGACTCATGCGGCGGTTATATTTGCAGCCGAACCCGTCTTTGCCTGGCTCGCCAGCACGCTCGGCTGGCATGAACCGCTGCAGTCCATCCAGTTGGCCGGCGCGGCGCTGATTGTCGCGGCCATGGTGCTGGTCGAATGGCGTCCCAAGCCGGTCTGA
- a CDS encoding M20/M25/M40 family metallo-hydrolase, with protein sequence MHPQFHNDLRAPRVTLPQSAGAAAVRLRSDADLALACRRLQSWEQWIQKRQLEVTAIAAPTGFEAARAEWMRAQFAGLGLAVSIDAVGNVLAQRAGADSGRPVVAVSAHLDTAFPPGTAVRPERRDGRLWGPGICDNGAGLAALLALARCWQEMVTHDHASLLFVATVGEEGEGDLRGMRHLFRPGTRWASRIAWTLVLDGPGTAQITAAALPSLRLRAVLEGPGGHSWSDAGRASALHAAVRAGAALLAQVQSEPGELACNLGCLRGGSAVNAIAAQAECKIDLRARDATRLRQLDQAVRRAFAAGVEQENAAARAGRVQARIERIGARPGGELAPDAPLLGLVREVDAALGIVSQIQCASTDANIPIAQGRQALRLGTGGTAGGIHTLEEWYDPAGRALALRRLLWILAELAGAEFALRSAQPCLPAG encoded by the coding sequence ATGCACCCACAATTTCATAACGATCTCCGCGCCCCGCGTGTGACATTGCCCCAGTCGGCCGGCGCCGCGGCCGTACGCCTCCGCAGCGACGCAGATTTGGCGTTGGCCTGCCGGAGGCTGCAATCCTGGGAGCAGTGGATTCAGAAACGCCAGTTGGAGGTCACCGCGATCGCCGCGCCCACCGGCTTCGAGGCAGCGCGCGCAGAGTGGATGCGGGCACAATTTGCGGGTCTTGGCCTGGCCGTGAGCATTGACGCGGTGGGCAACGTGCTTGCCCAGCGCGCCGGCGCTGATTCCGGCCGGCCGGTCGTCGCCGTGAGCGCTCATCTGGATACCGCCTTCCCCCCGGGTACGGCGGTGCGGCCGGAACGCCGCGACGGCCGGCTTTGGGGCCCCGGGATTTGTGACAACGGCGCTGGCCTGGCGGCGCTGCTGGCTCTGGCCCGCTGTTGGCAGGAGATGGTTACGCATGACCACGCCTCCCTCTTGTTTGTCGCCACCGTGGGAGAAGAGGGCGAGGGCGATTTGCGCGGCATGCGGCATCTGTTCCGGCCCGGCACCCGCTGGGCCAGCCGCATCGCCTGGACCCTGGTGCTCGACGGACCCGGCACAGCCCAAATCACCGCAGCAGCCTTGCCCAGCCTGCGCCTCCGCGCGGTGCTGGAGGGGCCGGGTGGCCATAGCTGGTCGGACGCGGGGCGCGCCAGCGCGCTCCATGCCGCCGTGCGCGCCGGGGCAGCGCTGCTGGCGCAGGTGCAATCTGAACCGGGCGAGCTTGCTTGTAATCTCGGCTGTCTGCGCGGCGGCAGCGCGGTCAACGCCATTGCCGCTCAGGCGGAGTGCAAAATCGACTTGCGCGCGCGCGATGCCACCCGTCTGCGCCAACTCGATCAGGCTGTCCGCCGCGCCTTCGCGGCCGGCGTGGAGCAGGAAAACGCCGCCGCTCGTGCCGGCCGTGTGCAGGCACGGATCGAGCGCATCGGTGCGCGTCCCGGCGGCGAGCTTGCGCCCGATGCTCCGCTCCTGGGCCTGGTGCGCGAAGTCGACGCCGCGCTGGGTATCGTTTCCCAGATTCAGTGCGCCTCGACCGATGCCAACATCCCGATCGCTCAGGGCCGCCAGGCGTTGCGGCTCGGGACCGGTGGCACAGCGGGCGGAATCCACACCCTCGAGGAGTGGTACGATCCTGCCGGCCGCGCGCTGGCGCTGCGGCGCCTGCTCTGGATTCTGGCAGAACTGGCCGGGGCAGAATTTGCTCTGCGCAGCGCGCAGCCCTGCTTGCCTGCCGGCTGA
- the truA gene encoding tRNA pseudouridine(38-40) synthase TruA, producing the protein MSDPPELRTIRLRLAYDGSGFHGWQVQPGLLTVQQALSDAVCTVTGEQVIVHGSGRTDAGVHALGQVAHLRLRCRLPVENLQRALNARLPASVRVLEVSEAALDFHARHAASNKLYRYRIYREEVCPPFLARYVYHHPYPLDETAMIAAAPAWQGRHDFRSFAATPEKGAAAPASTVRTIRRSALVREGAELVYEIEGQGFLHHMVRNIVGFLLEIGRGARRGDEIGAVLAACSRAAAGPTAPAQGLYLVRVDYGEKG; encoded by the coding sequence ATGTCTGACCCGCCCGAACTGCGGACGATTCGCCTGCGCCTGGCTTACGATGGCAGCGGCTTTCATGGCTGGCAGGTCCAGCCGGGCTTGCTCACCGTGCAGCAAGCCCTGAGTGATGCGGTTTGCACCGTGACCGGCGAGCAGGTCATTGTCCACGGCTCGGGACGAACTGACGCCGGCGTTCACGCGCTCGGTCAGGTGGCCCACCTGCGTCTGCGCTGCCGCTTGCCTGTGGAGAATCTGCAACGCGCATTGAATGCGCGGCTGCCCGCGAGCGTGCGTGTGCTGGAAGTGAGCGAGGCGGCGTTGGACTTCCATGCCCGTCATGCCGCATCGAACAAGCTGTATCGCTATCGCATCTACCGCGAGGAGGTTTGTCCACCGTTTCTGGCCCGCTATGTCTACCATCATCCGTATCCGCTCGATGAGACCGCAATGATCGCAGCCGCGCCGGCCTGGCAGGGGCGGCACGATTTCCGTTCCTTCGCCGCCACGCCCGAAAAGGGCGCAGCCGCGCCGGCCTCCACCGTGCGCACCATCCGCCGCTCCGCGCTCGTCCGCGAGGGCGCGGAGTTGGTCTACGAAATTGAAGGTCAGGGTTTCCTGCATCACATGGTGCGCAATATTGTGGGCTTTCTGCTGGAGATTGGCCGCGGCGCCCGCCGTGGCGACGAAATAGGCGCAGTTTTGGCGGCGTGCTCGCGGGCTGCAGCCGGGCCCACCGCCCCGGCGCAGGGGCTCTACCTGGTGCGGGTGGATTATGGAGAGAAGGGATAA